From a region of the Deinococcus terrestris genome:
- a CDS encoding SDR family oxidoreductase, translating to MTQQTGPGEGKSAFVTGASKGIGLEVARALAGAGYAVTITSRKQDEIEAAAREIGGQTRGVVCDVRDPQALQQAVDAHVGAFGGLDVLFVNAGLGHFANVEDLTLEQWQEVIDTNLSGAFYTVKAGIPALKRRGGYIFTLSSLAGKNPFAGGGAYNASKFGLNGLSEVLTLDLRQHGIKVTQIMPGSVATYFNGHTPNEQDAWKIQPEDIAQLTLDLLAMPERTLPSRIEVRPSRPPQK from the coding sequence ATGACGCAGCAGACAGGACCAGGAGAAGGCAAGAGCGCTTTCGTAACCGGGGCCAGCAAGGGCATCGGGCTGGAGGTGGCGCGGGCGCTCGCGGGAGCCGGGTACGCGGTCACGATCACCAGCCGCAAGCAGGACGAAATCGAGGCGGCGGCCCGTGAGATTGGCGGGCAGACGCGGGGCGTGGTGTGCGACGTGCGCGACCCGCAGGCCCTTCAGCAGGCCGTGGACGCCCACGTGGGGGCCTTTGGCGGCCTCGACGTGCTGTTCGTGAACGCGGGCCTGGGGCACTTCGCCAACGTGGAGGACCTGACTCTTGAGCAGTGGCAGGAGGTCATCGACACCAACCTCAGCGGCGCGTTTTACACCGTCAAGGCCGGAATTCCCGCCCTCAAGCGCCGGGGCGGGTACATCTTCACGCTGTCCAGCCTGGCAGGGAAAAATCCCTTCGCAGGCGGCGGGGCCTATAACGCAAGCAAATTCGGCCTTAACGGGCTCTCGGAGGTGCTGACCCTTGACCTGCGGCAGCACGGCATCAAGGTCACCCAGATCATGCCCGGGAGCGTGGCGACCTATTTTAACGGCCATACGCCGAATGAGCAGGACGCCTGGAAGATTCAGCCGGAGGACATCGCGCAACTCACCCTCGACCTGCTGGCGATGCCGGAGCGCACGCTGCCCAGCCGCATCGAGGTGCGGCCCAGCCGCCCGCCACAGAAGTAA
- the smpB gene encoding SsrA-binding protein SmpB, with amino-acid sequence MPRVYTNRRAHHEYELLERFEAGIALTGSEVKSIRAGGVDFRDAFARLTNGNIELEGLYIPTYTEATYNNHEPRRARRLLLHREEIGKLRRALEQKGLTLVPTKLYQKGRVFKVELALARGKKLHDKRRAEAEKTLRRELREL; translated from the coding sequence ATGCCCCGCGTGTACACGAACCGCCGCGCACACCACGAGTACGAATTGCTGGAGCGCTTCGAGGCGGGCATCGCCCTGACGGGCAGCGAGGTCAAGAGCATCCGGGCGGGCGGCGTGGATTTCCGGGACGCCTTCGCCCGTCTGACAAACGGCAACATCGAGCTGGAGGGGTTGTACATTCCGACCTATACCGAGGCCACCTATAACAACCACGAGCCCCGCCGCGCCCGGCGGTTGCTGCTGCACCGCGAGGAGATCGGCAAGCTCAGGCGGGCGCTGGAGCAAAAGGGCCTGACGCTGGTGCCCACCAAGCTCTACCAGAAGGGCCGGGTCTTCAAGGTGGAGCTGGCCCTCGCCCGCGGCAAGAAGCTGCACGACAAGCGCCGCGCCGAGGCCGAAAAGACCCTGCGCCGGGAGCTGCGCGAACTGTGA
- a CDS encoding N-acetylmuramoyl-L-alanine amidase family protein, which produces MAGLAGAQIAFSRLNLAGQQVQSVNLYGAEYASQSVLDQVVRISREGPIIRVEGYGHVLLFPLDEDPQRAATDFNTVQLDTTRVKARTATLLNGNLYLPLDTLARGLGAEYRAGNFRVVPARLQGVSSRAGASSDRLVLDLTRDVSFSDELRGTTVTVTLEEVQGEARRYTTRGAFVPRAQVARDGEDLKLSFTLPPGSGYRVYRVVRPGGSRLVVDAGPGIPYTSPALLERISRPLIVLDPARVEGLGRDVTLDVARRAAELLSQAGWQVRLTRDGQSALGLNQKLALARRSDVYLALDLGRFPGTDRGGVTVYEPTGRATAQIVEAVRSGGKAPYIDLAIGGSGGTKRLSELLRGELKGGGVTAQAETVSRTLTLGEAPQAALLLELGWVGNEDDRADLASAGHLRAMSVAVARSVATYLTARAANAGRTVSATPAADPQASAGQGAGQ; this is translated from the coding sequence ATGGCGGGGCTGGCGGGGGCGCAGATCGCCTTCTCGCGCCTGAACCTCGCCGGGCAGCAGGTTCAAAGCGTGAACCTCTACGGGGCTGAGTACGCCAGCCAGAGCGTGCTCGACCAGGTGGTGCGCATCAGCCGCGAGGGGCCGATTATCCGGGTGGAGGGCTACGGGCACGTGCTGCTGTTCCCCCTTGACGAGGACCCGCAGCGGGCCGCGACCGACTTCAACACCGTGCAGCTCGACACCACGCGGGTCAAGGCCCGCACCGCCACCCTGCTCAACGGCAACCTCTACCTGCCGCTCGACACGCTGGCGCGGGGACTGGGGGCGGAGTACCGCGCCGGGAACTTCCGGGTGGTTCCGGCCCGGCTTCAGGGCGTGAGCAGCCGGGCGGGGGCGAGCAGCGACCGCCTCGTGCTGGACCTCACCCGCGACGTGAGCTTCAGCGACGAGTTGCGTGGCACCACCGTCACCGTGACCCTGGAGGAGGTGCAGGGCGAGGCGCGGCGCTACACCACGCGCGGGGCCTTCGTGCCACGGGCGCAGGTGGCCCGCGACGGGGAGGACCTCAAGCTCAGCTTCACCCTGCCGCCCGGCAGCGGCTACCGGGTCTACCGGGTGGTGCGGCCCGGCGGGTCGCGGCTCGTCGTAGACGCGGGACCGGGCATTCCCTACACCAGCCCGGCACTGCTGGAGCGCATCTCGCGCCCCTTGATCGTGCTGGACCCCGCCCGCGTGGAGGGGCTGGGGCGTGACGTGACGCTGGACGTGGCCCGCCGCGCCGCCGAGCTGCTCAGCCAGGCGGGGTGGCAGGTGCGCCTGACCCGCGACGGCCAGAGTGCCCTGGGCCTGAACCAGAAGCTCGCGCTGGCGCGGCGCAGCGACGTGTACCTCGCGCTGGACCTCGGCCGTTTCCCCGGCACCGACCGGGGCGGCGTGACCGTGTACGAGCCGACGGGCCGGGCGACCGCGCAGATCGTGGAGGCGGTGCGCTCGGGCGGGAAGGCCCCCTACATCGACCTCGCCATCGGGGGGTCGGGGGGAACCAAGCGCCTCAGCGAGCTGCTGCGGGGCGAACTCAAGGGCGGCGGGGTGACCGCGCAGGCCGAGACGGTCAGCCGCACCCTCACGCTGGGCGAAGCGCCGCAGGCTGCGCTGCTCCTCGAACTGGGCTGGGTGGGCAACGAGGACGACCGCGCCGACCTCGCTTCGGCGGGGCACCTTCGGGCGATGTCGGTGGCGGTGGCCCGCTCGGTGGCGACCTACCTCACCGCCCGCGCTGCGAATGCCGGGCGCACGGTGTCGGCCACGCCCGCTGCTGACCCCCAGGCGAGCGCGGGACAGGGGGCGGGGCAGTGA
- a CDS encoding GerMN domain-containing protein codes for MKRLFSLFNVVSLALLGAAAYAYTEVQRPPETPEAPRLQLQERQSKPVKVYFSDAQVQTMKPETRSVQVTQDTPSATAQAALRAWANGPQTQGSLPVVPKGSPAPNVWLRGTHVYVDLPESYQRLRYGTSGERMLLCTLTRTLLEVGGQDVTFLVGGKNVETLWHLDLREPYRAQDCTDQ; via the coding sequence GTGAAGCGCCTCTTTTCGCTCTTCAACGTGGTGAGCCTGGCCCTGCTGGGAGCCGCCGCCTACGCCTATACGGAAGTGCAGCGGCCCCCCGAGACGCCCGAGGCCCCCCGGCTCCAGCTTCAGGAACGGCAGTCCAAGCCCGTCAAGGTCTACTTCAGCGACGCGCAGGTCCAGACCATGAAGCCCGAGACCCGCTCCGTGCAGGTCACCCAGGACACCCCCTCGGCCACCGCGCAGGCGGCGCTGCGGGCGTGGGCGAACGGGCCCCAGACCCAGGGGTCGCTCCCGGTCGTGCCCAAGGGCAGCCCCGCGCCCAACGTGTGGCTGCGCGGCACCCACGTCTACGTAGACCTCCCGGAGAGCTACCAGCGCCTGCGCTACGGGACCAGCGGCGAGCGGATGCTGCTGTGTACGCTGACCCGCACCCTGCTGGAGGTGGGCGGGCAGGACGTGACCTTCCTGGTCGGCGGCAAGAACGTGGAGACGCTGTGGCACCTCGACCTGCGCGAGCCGTACCGCGCCCAGGACTGCACCGACCAGTGA